A genomic window from Elusimicrobiota bacterium includes:
- a CDS encoding cation transporter, with product DNEIEIIKNLILSEPEVKAFHRLRTRKSGPQRQIDFHIQVVKSLHIDKAHRLTEILEEKIQQSLNNADVVIHVEPIEHTEK from the coding sequence GATAATGAAATAGAAATAATAAAAAATTTGATCCTGAGTGAACCTGAAGTAAAGGCTTTTCACAGGCTTCGAACCAGGAAATCGGGCCCTCAGCGGCAAATTGATTTTCATATTCAGGTTGTAAAATCTCTCCACATAGATAAAGCCCACAGGCTTACCGAAATACTTGAAGAAAAGATACAACAGAGCCTTAATAATGCCGATGTTGTAATCCATGTTGAACCAATCGAACATACT